A genome region from Syntrophomonadaceae bacterium includes the following:
- a CDS encoding nucleoside recognition protein, whose product MPFLEILAEALKGSLSTILKIAVFVIPLMVIMEFLKEANLIDRLAEIAAPFARALGMSKEASMPLVVGIIFGLTYGAGLIIQAAQEGKMTKKDLYLLNAFLVVCHAIFEDTAVFAALGANAVIMFFVRLGLAVIVTLVLNRYWRESEPLGSMGTIKPMSS is encoded by the coding sequence ATGCCATTTTTGGAGATTCTGGCTGAAGCCCTGAAAGGCAGCTTATCTACCATCTTGAAAATTGCTGTATTTGTGATTCCCCTGATGGTGATAATGGAGTTTTTAAAAGAGGCCAACCTGATTGACCGTCTAGCAGAGATCGCAGCTCCTTTTGCCAGGGCCTTAGGCATGAGCAAAGAAGCCTCCATGCCTTTAGTGGTAGGGATTATATTTGGCCTTACCTACGGGGCGGGCTTAATTATCCAGGCTGCCCAGGAAGGTAAAATGACCAAAAAGGATCTATACCTCTTAAATGCCTTTTTGGTAGTGTGCCACGCAATTTTTGAAGATACAGCTGTTTTTGCGGCCTTAGGAGCCAATGCCGTAATCATGTTTTTTGTCCGCCTGGGGTTAGCTGTCATTGTTACTTTAGTCTTAAACCGTTATTGGCGGGAAAGTGAGCCATTGGGCAGCATGGGGACAATTAAACCGATGTCTTCATAG
- a CDS encoding UvrB/UvrC motif-containing protein — translation MMMCQECKERAASVHITKVMGNKKEHLHLCEECAVKHQPQWALGFEPFSVHKFLAGLLDYESGVEDRKEAGTKRPGRCEACGMTYHQFQQVGKMGCDACYGFFAPMLQPLLRKVHGGVDHLGKVPRRTGGKIRQRQELTRLRLELQQHISREEYEVAAKVRDRIRELERELNED, via the coding sequence ATGATGATGTGTCAAGAATGCAAAGAGCGGGCTGCATCAGTGCATATCACCAAGGTGATGGGCAACAAGAAAGAGCACTTGCACCTTTGCGAGGAATGTGCTGTGAAACACCAGCCCCAATGGGCGCTGGGGTTCGAACCCTTTTCCGTGCATAAGTTCTTGGCGGGCCTGCTGGATTATGAATCCGGGGTGGAAGACCGGAAAGAGGCAGGGACAAAGCGACCAGGCCGGTGTGAGGCCTGTGGCATGACCTATCATCAGTTTCAGCAGGTTGGGAAAATGGGTTGTGATGCTTGTTATGGCTTTTTTGCCCCGATGCTGCAGCCATTGTTAAGAAAGGTTCACGGCGGGGTTGATCATTTAGGCAAGGTCCCCCGGCGGACCGGCGGGAAAATCCGCCAGCGGCAGGAGCTGACCAGGCTGAGGCTGGAACTGCAGCAGCACATCAGCCGGGAAGAATACGAAGTGGCTGCCAAAGTCCGGGATCGCATTCGCGAACTGGAACGAGAGCTTAATGAAGATTAA
- the radA gene encoding DNA repair protein RadA: MKSKTRFVCQQCGHDSPKWLGKCPGCGEWNSLVEEQCQAKDFKTVGKEVAQPVLLLDVIPDAVKRFSTGIGELDRVLGGGVIPGALVLVGGDPGIGKSTLLLQAACRIAEAGKQVLYVTGEESREQIRYRAERLQALVSGLFVLPESSLEEVIRVISTLRPGLVIIDSIQTMFSGELASAPGSVAQVRESAARLMTVGKSLHIPMVLVGHVTKDGNLAGPRVLEHMVDTVLYFEGERHHAFRILRAVKNRFGSTNEIGVFEMTGLGLREVKNPSEVFLSQKPASAPGSVVVASMEGSRPVLLEVQALVTGNSYPNPRRLVTGLDWNRVLLMVAVMDKKLGYNLGAFDVFVNVAGGVRVEEPAADLGICLALASSLKNRPVPGDIAVMGEVGLTGEVRSVSGLEMRVKEAAKLGFKRCIVPRNNGLNGIDPKITILVQSVEEAVEAALPA, translated from the coding sequence ATGAAATCAAAGACCAGATTTGTTTGCCAGCAGTGTGGCCACGACTCCCCCAAGTGGCTGGGTAAATGTCCCGGATGCGGAGAATGGAATTCCTTGGTAGAAGAGCAGTGCCAGGCCAAGGATTTTAAAACTGTGGGCAAAGAAGTGGCTCAGCCGGTGCTGCTGCTGGACGTGATCCCCGATGCTGTAAAGCGCTTTTCCACCGGCATCGGCGAGCTGGACAGGGTCTTAGGGGGCGGGGTTATTCCCGGGGCTTTGGTGTTAGTTGGAGGAGACCCGGGAATCGGCAAATCCACCCTACTTTTACAGGCAGCTTGCCGGATTGCGGAGGCTGGGAAACAGGTGTTGTATGTCACCGGGGAGGAGTCCCGGGAACAGATCCGGTACCGGGCAGAAAGGCTGCAGGCCTTGGTATCTGGCTTGTTTGTCTTGCCCGAAAGCAGCCTGGAAGAGGTTATCCGCGTGATCTCCACTCTGCGGCCTGGTCTGGTAATCATCGACTCTATTCAGACCATGTTCTCCGGGGAACTGGCTTCGGCGCCCGGAAGCGTGGCCCAGGTGCGGGAAAGCGCCGCCCGTTTGATGACAGTTGGCAAATCTTTGCACATCCCCATGGTGCTGGTGGGTCACGTCACCAAGGACGGCAATTTGGCAGGTCCCCGGGTCCTGGAGCATATGGTGGATACGGTGCTTTACTTTGAAGGTGAACGGCATCACGCTTTTCGCATCTTAAGAGCTGTAAAGAACCGTTTTGGCTCGACAAATGAGATCGGGGTGTTCGAAATGACCGGCCTTGGATTGCGGGAGGTAAAAAACCCCTCGGAAGTATTCTTGAGCCAAAAACCGGCATCAGCCCCTGGCTCAGTCGTGGTAGCCAGCATGGAAGGTTCCCGGCCGGTTTTGCTGGAAGTGCAGGCTTTGGTTACCGGCAACAGCTATCCCAATCCCCGCCGGTTGGTCACCGGACTGGACTGGAACCGGGTCCTTTTGATGGTTGCAGTCATGGATAAAAAATTAGGATACAATTTAGGGGCTTTCGATGTTTTTGTCAATGTCGCCGGCGGGGTGCGGGTGGAAGAGCCAGCCGCCGACCTGGGCATCTGTCTGGCTCTGGCCTCCAGCCTGAAAAACCGGCCTGTGCCCGGGGATATTGCAGTAATGGGGGAGGTTGGGCTGACGGGAGAAGTGCGTTCGGTAAGCGGCCTGGAGATGCGGGTGAAAGAAGCGGCAAAGCTGGGCTTTAAGCGGTGCATTGTGCCCAGGAATAACGGGCTTAATGGCATTGACCCCAAAATAACCATCCTGGTGCAATCGGTGGAAGAGGCAGTAGAGGCAGCACTGCCTGCTTAA
- a CDS encoding CarD family transcriptional regulator has translation MFKIGDKVVYPMHGAGVIEAIEEKEVLGQLRQYYIMRLPIGDMKVMIPLDNVNEVGLREVVDEEGIQQVINILQEKQSTMQASWNRRYRANMEKIKSGDIFEVAEVVRNLVLRDKEKGLSTGEKKMLENARQILISELVLAKNAGEEQVELLLEGALA, from the coding sequence ATGTTCAAAATCGGCGACAAGGTTGTATACCCGATGCATGGTGCCGGTGTGATCGAGGCAATCGAAGAAAAAGAGGTGCTGGGGCAACTGCGGCAATATTATATTATGCGGCTACCCATTGGGGATATGAAGGTGATGATCCCGCTGGATAATGTAAACGAGGTTGGCTTGAGAGAAGTAGTTGATGAAGAAGGCATCCAGCAGGTGATAAATATCTTGCAGGAAAAGCAAAGCACCATGCAGGCCAGTTGGAACAGACGGTACCGGGCTAATATGGAAAAAATCAAAAGCGGCGACATCTTTGAGGTGGCGGAAGTGGTCCGCAACCTGGTCCTGCGGGATAAGGAAAAAGGCCTTTCGACCGGAGAGAAAAAGATGCTGGAAAATGCCCGCCAGATATTAATCAGCGAGCTGGTGCTGGCCAAAAATGCCGGCGAAGAACAGGTGGAACTGCTCCTTGAAGGAGCGTTAGCTTGA
- a CDS encoding PIN/TRAM domain-containing protein — translation MLNKIVKIFIGFTVGGISFTVVHALISVGYPDLPVQIKWAIIGLAAVIGILAGYAVAPRVIAIVVQTTKWLETRMHKMPTQDIIGGVIGLILGLIIANLFGASFQRLPYVGYYLPIVGSLILGYLGWSFGVKKREELLSPFLFFQRSGSKEKASKVESKSQYKILDTSVIIDGRIADICKSGFIDGTLIIPSFVLEELRHIADSSDLLKRNRGRRGLDILNRIRKELDVMVRIHEKDYEDLAEVDSKLVRLAKEMGAQVITNDYNLNKVAELQGIRVLNINELANAVKPVVLPGEEMQVQVIKDGKEAGQGVAYLDDGTMIVVENGRRYIGQNIAVLVTSVLQTAAGRMIFAKPKNHYDKRQGSGHHQQVDRGDYQWIT, via the coding sequence ATGCTTAACAAGATTGTAAAAATATTTATCGGTTTTACGGTGGGAGGCATCAGCTTTACAGTAGTACATGCGTTAATAAGTGTGGGGTATCCAGATCTGCCGGTACAGATAAAATGGGCCATCATAGGTCTGGCTGCTGTTATTGGGATACTGGCAGGGTATGCTGTTGCGCCAAGGGTGATTGCTATTGTTGTCCAGACAACCAAATGGCTGGAAACCCGTATGCATAAGATGCCTACCCAGGATATTATCGGTGGGGTTATTGGTTTAATCCTCGGACTTATAATAGCTAATTTATTTGGGGCATCCTTTCAGCGGCTGCCCTATGTAGGGTACTACCTGCCGATTGTGGGCAGCTTGATCTTGGGGTACCTGGGATGGAGCTTTGGGGTCAAAAAACGGGAGGAATTGCTGTCGCCTTTTTTATTTTTTCAGCGTTCGGGCAGCAAGGAAAAAGCTAGCAAGGTTGAGTCCAAAAGCCAGTACAAAATCCTCGACACCAGTGTTATTATCGACGGGAGGATCGCTGACATCTGTAAGAGCGGTTTTATTGACGGCACCCTGATCATTCCCAGCTTTGTGCTGGAGGAATTGCGCCATATTGCCGATTCTTCGGATTTGCTGAAGCGTAACCGGGGGCGGCGGGGATTGGACATCCTGAACAGGATCCGGAAAGAGCTTGATGTGATGGTCAGGATCCATGAAAAGGACTATGAGGACCTGGCGGAAGTTGACAGCAAACTGGTGCGTTTAGCTAAAGAGATGGGTGCCCAGGTGATCACCAATGACTATAATCTGAATAAGGTGGCCGAACTGCAAGGCATCCGGGTGCTCAATATCAACGAATTGGCCAATGCCGTCAAACCGGTAGTGCTCCCTGGGGAAGAAATGCAGGTGCAGGTGATCAAGGATGGCAAGGAAGCAGGCCAAGGGGTAGCTTATCTGGATGACGGTACCATGATCGTGGTGGAAAACGGCCGCCGCTATATCGGGCAAAACATAGCAGTGTTAGTTACCAGTGTTTTGCAAACGGCAGCCGGCCGGATGATTTTTGCCAAACCGAAGAACCACTATGAT
- a CDS encoding CtsR family transcriptional regulator: MGTLADQIGNYLKELLDGSGEGLIETQRSWLAQTFSCAPSQINYVLTTRFSIEQGYLVETRRGGGGYVRIVRLPINVNNEEQLRQLLEISLGEKLSQEAGERIIQRLFAEGYLSGRESQIMRAAIRRETLVLDLPHRDVIRANLLRAMVLALWQGTES, encoded by the coding sequence ATGGGAACGCTGGCTGATCAAATTGGAAACTATTTAAAAGAGCTGCTCGACGGCAGCGGAGAGGGCTTAATCGAAACACAGCGCAGCTGGCTGGCTCAGACGTTTAGCTGTGCCCCTTCCCAGATCAATTATGTTCTTACTACCAGGTTCTCCATTGAGCAGGGATACCTGGTGGAGACCCGCAGGGGCGGGGGTGGGTATGTCCGGATTGTGCGCCTGCCTATTAACGTCAACAATGAAGAACAACTTCGGCAGCTGTTGGAAATCTCCCTGGGGGAAAAACTTTCGCAAGAGGCTGGGGAGAGAATTATTCAGCGATTATTTGCGGAAGGTTATCTTAGCGGCCGGGAGAGCCAGATCATGCGGGCTGCGATCAGGCGGGAAACCCTGGTCCTTGATCTGCCCCACAGGGATGTGATCAGGGCCAACCTGCTGCGAGCAATGGTCCTTGCTTTATGGCAGGGGACGGAGAGTTAG
- a CDS encoding protein arginine kinase, with protein MLRRDLEGKGFSKWMEGSGPHADIVISSRIRLARNLAELPFPHMSEEAQQQAVEAVNKAMLESQKESVLSQLRLIRLGELGTMDRQILVEKHMISPQHAQPGGYKAVLLNQDETLSIMINEEDHLRIQCLLPALQLYEAWRLTDELDNALEQHLSYAFNEAVGYLTACPTNVGTGMRASVMVHLPAMVMTKQAGRVLTALSQVGLAVRGLYGEGTEAIGNIFQISNQITLGQTEEEIIHNLSAVAKQIIDQERGAREILLRESKLQLEDRVCRAYGILSSARIISSQEALALMSEARLGIDLKLIKGVDARIFNELLLTIQPAYLQKSAGAQLDAGDRDIKRAALIRHSLSGQKNKE; from the coding sequence ATGCTAAGACGGGATCTAGAAGGAAAAGGCTTTAGCAAATGGATGGAAGGATCGGGTCCCCATGCGGATATTGTAATCTCCAGCAGAATCAGGCTAGCCCGCAACCTGGCGGAACTTCCTTTTCCCCATATGAGCGAGGAAGCCCAGCAGCAAGCTGTAGAAGCTGTTAATAAGGCCATGCTGGAGAGCCAAAAGGAATCGGTTCTCAGCCAATTGCGACTGATTAGGCTGGGAGAATTGGGCACCATGGATCGGCAGATACTAGTAGAAAAACACATGATCAGCCCGCAGCATGCTCAACCGGGCGGGTATAAGGCGGTGCTTTTGAACCAGGACGAAACCTTAAGTATTATGATTAACGAGGAGGATCACCTGCGCATCCAGTGCTTATTGCCGGCCCTGCAGCTGTATGAGGCATGGCGGCTGACCGATGAGCTGGATAATGCCCTGGAACAACACCTTTCCTATGCCTTTAATGAAGCCGTGGGATATCTGACAGCCTGCCCAACCAATGTTGGCACCGGTATGCGTGCTTCAGTTATGGTTCACCTGCCGGCCATGGTAATGACTAAGCAGGCTGGCAGGGTTTTGACCGCTTTATCTCAGGTGGGTCTGGCCGTGCGGGGCTTATATGGTGAAGGCACCGAAGCCATTGGGAACATCTTTCAGATATCTAACCAGATCACCTTGGGCCAGACCGAAGAAGAGATAATTCATAACCTGTCTGCAGTCGCCAAACAAATAATTGACCAGGAGCGGGGAGCAAGGGAGATTTTGCTGCGGGAAAGCAAACTGCAGCTGGAAGACAGGGTTTGCCGGGCTTACGGCATCCTGTCCAGCGCCCGCATCATCAGTTCCCAGGAGGCCCTGGCCCTGATGTCAGAAGCCCGGCTGGGAATTGACCTGAAGCTGATCAAGGGGGTGGATGCCAGGATATTTAACGAACTGCTCTTAACTATTCAGCCGGCCTATTTGCAAAAATCTGCCGGAGCCCAGTTGGATGCCGGAGATCGGGATATTAAGCGAGCGGCACTGATCCGGCATAGCTTAAGCGGGCAAAAAAATAAGGAATAA
- a CDS encoding EAL domain-containing protein encodes MFSLIWSWIRIPVLQVTFTGADHLVRMVILVAMIGFVYYINHIFRKAIAENKERATREKFLSDVASGLMTVSDSDIDEKIREVLARWGKHLRVEWVNAFFLDEEQMTRSYQWCSPGNNSALFTSTAKKAEVFAFLTGLSPFWEKEHLATAEVNPVTHNETQDQWTEKIKAGALTFIPLKNADQMLGLVVMEKQVKSSEWKEEQQETCQVVARMIADVWLKVEAERKVQHKAYHDGLTGLPNRQHFTDRLKQAINMAMRTDKLVGVLYIDIDSFKHINDSMGHAAGDMLLKQMGQRMKESVREYDVVSRFGGDEFLIMVPQADDIPDIERVAAKVLENMKEPMAVEGQRCLISVSMGIAVFPMDGEEPEALIKNADMAMYVSKEIGKNRYAFCSAKIKNDAYLNIVLINDLHWALERKELYLHYQPQLKTASKEIMGVEALLRWRHPRLGMISPGIFVPLAEKSGQIGNIGAWTINQACLQNKAWQEAGLQPVTMAINLSLGQFLDADLVEVVQNALENAGLRPEFLELEITEGITTNEIQNISDMIGRLKALGVKLAIDDFGSGYSSLDRFKVMPVDKIKIDMRFVHGIGTSNKDEEIIKIILQLGKTFGIRVLAEGVEEEKQFSFLRENSCDEVQGYYCFKPMDAGEIARVLPKQPDI; translated from the coding sequence ATGTTTTCATTGATCTGGTCTTGGATTAGAATTCCTGTTTTGCAGGTAACATTCACGGGAGCGGACCACCTGGTAAGAATGGTTATCCTGGTAGCAATGATCGGCTTTGTGTACTACATTAATCATATTTTCAGGAAGGCAATTGCCGAAAACAAGGAAAGGGCAACCAGGGAAAAATTCTTGTCAGATGTGGCATCTGGGCTGATGACGGTCAGTGATAGCGACATCGATGAAAAAATCAGGGAAGTGCTGGCCCGGTGGGGAAAACACCTCCGGGTGGAGTGGGTGAATGCATTTTTCCTGGACGAGGAACAAATGACACGCTCATACCAGTGGTGCAGCCCCGGAAACAATTCTGCTCTGTTCACTTCTACCGCGAAAAAGGCAGAGGTTTTTGCCTTTTTAACCGGCTTGAGCCCTTTCTGGGAGAAAGAGCACCTTGCCACCGCAGAGGTTAATCCTGTAACCCACAATGAAACGCAAGATCAATGGACAGAGAAAATAAAGGCCGGTGCCTTGACATTCATCCCGTTAAAAAACGCAGATCAGATGTTGGGACTCGTTGTAATGGAAAAACAGGTAAAAAGTTCGGAGTGGAAGGAAGAACAGCAGGAAACATGCCAGGTTGTGGCGCGTATGATTGCAGATGTATGGCTAAAGGTAGAAGCTGAAAGAAAAGTCCAGCACAAGGCCTATCATGACGGCTTAACAGGCCTGCCCAACCGGCAGCACTTTACAGACCGGCTCAAACAGGCTATCAATATGGCTATGCGGACAGATAAGCTGGTCGGAGTGTTGTATATCGACATTGATTCTTTCAAACATATCAACGATTCCATGGGTCATGCCGCCGGCGACATGTTATTAAAGCAAATGGGCCAAAGAATGAAAGAAAGCGTGCGCGAGTATGATGTGGTGAGCCGTTTCGGCGGAGATGAGTTTCTCATCATGGTGCCCCAGGCCGACGATATCCCAGACATAGAAAGGGTTGCCGCCAAAGTATTGGAGAACATGAAGGAGCCCATGGCGGTGGAAGGACAAAGATGCTTGATTTCTGTAAGCATGGGTATTGCCGTCTTCCCGATGGATGGGGAGGAGCCCGAGGCTCTGATCAAAAATGCCGATATGGCCATGTATGTATCCAAAGAAATTGGCAAAAACAGATACGCTTTTTGCTCTGCCAAGATAAAAAACGACGCTTACTTAAATATAGTCCTCATCAATGACCTGCACTGGGCCTTGGAGCGAAAGGAGCTTTACTTGCACTACCAGCCCCAGCTGAAAACGGCATCCAAAGAGATCATGGGGGTGGAAGCTTTGCTCAGGTGGCGGCACCCGCGCCTGGGGATGATTTCGCCGGGGATCTTTGTCCCGCTGGCAGAAAAAAGCGGCCAAATCGGCAATATCGGGGCCTGGACCATCAATCAGGCCTGCCTCCAGAATAAGGCCTGGCAGGAAGCCGGGCTGCAACCGGTAACAATGGCAATTAACCTGTCCCTCGGCCAATTCCTGGATGCGGACCTGGTTGAAGTTGTCCAAAATGCCCTGGAGAATGCAGGCTTAAGACCAGAATTTCTGGAATTGGAAATTACCGAGGGTATTACCACAAATGAGATCCAAAACATCAGCGATATGATAGGCAGGCTGAAGGCATTGGGTGTAAAGCTGGCAATCGATGATTTCGGCTCCGGCTATTCCTCCCTCGATAGATTTAAAGTTATGCCTGTCGATAAGATTAAAATAGACATGCGGTTTGTGCATGGCATCGGGACCAGCAACAAGGATGAGGAAATCATCAAGATTATTTTACAGTTGGGAAAAACTTTTGGGATCAGGGTCTTAGCCGAAGGGGTGGAGGAAGAGAAACAATTTTCATTTCTAAGGGAAAACTCCTGTGATGAAGTCCAGGGCTACTACTGCTTTAAACCAATGGATGCCGGAGAGATTGCCAGAGTGCTGCCAAAACAGCCTGACATATAG
- a CDS encoding nucleoside recognition protein — translation MTLVLAKTIVPVYIFVTFLKHTPLLPWLAQLVEPLMRLMGLPGEASLALVFGMSVSFYAGLGAIASLDLTAKQITVIGSVLLIAHSLPVETAITKKTGVAALPLLAMRVGLAFLCGIGLNLIM, via the coding sequence ATGACTCTTGTTCTGGCCAAAACTATTGTGCCGGTATACATTTTTGTGACTTTTTTAAAACATACTCCTTTGCTGCCCTGGCTCGCCCAGCTGGTAGAGCCCTTGATGAGGTTGATGGGCCTTCCGGGAGAAGCCTCTTTGGCCCTGGTTTTTGGCATGAGCGTAAGTTTTTATGCTGGTTTGGGGGCTATCGCCTCCCTGGATCTTACAGCCAAACAGATCACAGTGATTGGCTCCGTGCTGCTGATTGCTCATAGTCTGCCGGTGGAAACTGCAATTACCAAAAAAACCGGGGTTGCGGCCCTTCCGTTGTTGGCCATGCGAGTTGGTCTGGCCTTTTTGTGCGGAATTGGACTGAACCTAATAATGTAG
- a CDS encoding ATP-dependent Clp protease ATP-binding subunit, with the protein MVARFTERAQKVLNLSAEEAINLGHQAVGTEHLLLGLIREGEGVAAKALINLGIDLEKVRQEIIKMIGKGEPVQKTQIGFTPRAKTVLELANDEARRQGVGYIGTEHILLGLIREGEGVAAKLLAAINISADTIRQQVAGLLGGAMQGSPNSGPACPGGQCGTSPDGKSKTPTLDEYSRDLTAMAREDKLDPVVGREKEIERVIQVLSRRTKNNPVLIGEPGVGKTAIAEGLAQRIIHNQVPETLVGRRVVALDLSGMVAGTKYRGEFEERLKKVTNEIRSSANIILFIDELHTLIGAGAAEGAIDAANILKPALARGELQCIGATTLDEYRKHIEKDAALERRFQPINVGEPTQEEALEILKGLRDRYEAHHRVKIADQALEAAVRLSDRYITDRFLPDKAIDLVDEAASRVRLRTHTAPPDLKELEDKLEETKREKEAAINGQEFEKAAKLRDHEHQLKKELEECKSEWHRERGLEKSVVTGDDIAQIVSSWTGVPVVKLAEEETARLMKLESILHQRVIGQEEAVKAVSKAVRRARAGLKDPKRPVGSFIFLGPTGVGKTELARALAEALFGDEEAMVRVDMSEYMEKHTVSRLIGAPPGYVGYEEAGQLTEAVRRKPYSVVLFDEIEKAHPEVFNILLQVLEDGRLTDGKGRTVDFRNAVLIMTSNVGAVTIRKDARMGFKAGADQAADSYEAMKNRVMEELKRTFRPEFLNRVDDMIVFHALNHEQIRQIVDLMIAQLNKRLKDNNLQVEVTDAARDILAKTGFDEVYGARPLRRAIQNIIEDQMSEGLLAGEFAPGDTVVAEAADDQIRLRKKENN; encoded by the coding sequence ATAGTGGCACGTTTTACTGAGCGGGCACAAAAAGTTTTAAATCTTTCGGCGGAAGAGGCAATAAATCTTGGGCACCAGGCTGTCGGTACCGAACACCTGCTGCTCGGGCTGATCCGGGAAGGTGAAGGAGTGGCAGCCAAGGCTCTGATCAATCTGGGGATTGACCTGGAAAAAGTCAGGCAGGAAATAATAAAGATGATTGGCAAGGGAGAGCCGGTGCAAAAAACCCAGATTGGCTTTACACCCAGAGCCAAGACCGTACTTGAGCTGGCCAATGATGAGGCCCGGCGGCAGGGTGTGGGCTATATTGGCACGGAACACATCTTGCTGGGGTTAATTCGGGAAGGTGAAGGGGTAGCTGCAAAACTGCTGGCAGCCATTAACATCAGCGCCGATACAATAAGACAGCAGGTGGCGGGCCTATTGGGCGGAGCAATGCAAGGATCCCCAAATAGCGGGCCGGCATGTCCAGGCGGCCAGTGCGGGACATCCCCCGACGGCAAGTCTAAAACCCCGACTCTGGATGAATACAGCCGGGACCTTACAGCAATGGCCCGGGAAGATAAGCTGGATCCCGTAGTTGGCCGGGAAAAAGAAATTGAGCGAGTAATTCAGGTTTTAAGCCGCCGGACGAAAAACAACCCGGTGTTGATTGGTGAACCGGGGGTAGGCAAGACCGCCATTGCCGAGGGTTTAGCTCAGCGGATTATTCACAATCAAGTGCCGGAAACCCTGGTTGGCAGGCGGGTAGTGGCCTTGGACCTTTCCGGAATGGTGGCAGGAACAAAATACAGGGGAGAGTTTGAGGAGCGCTTAAAGAAGGTAACCAATGAGATTCGCAGCTCTGCCAATATTATCCTGTTTATTGACGAACTGCACACCTTAATCGGTGCCGGAGCGGCAGAAGGGGCTATTGACGCAGCCAACATCCTGAAGCCGGCTTTGGCCAGAGGTGAACTCCAGTGCATCGGGGCCACCACGCTGGATGAGTACCGCAAGCATATCGAAAAAGACGCGGCTCTGGAACGGCGTTTCCAACCCATAAATGTGGGAGAGCCTACCCAGGAAGAAGCTCTGGAAATCCTGAAAGGCCTGCGGGACCGTTATGAAGCTCACCACCGGGTGAAAATAGCTGATCAAGCCCTGGAAGCGGCGGTCCGACTGTCGGATCGCTATATCACCGACCGGTTCCTGCCGGATAAGGCCATCGACCTGGTTGACGAGGCCGCCTCCCGGGTCCGCCTGCGTACCCATACCGCTCCGCCTGACTTAAAAGAACTGGAGGATAAGTTGGAAGAAACCAAGCGGGAAAAAGAGGCGGCCATCAATGGCCAGGAATTTGAAAAGGCCGCTAAATTAAGAGACCATGAGCATCAGCTGAAAAAAGAGCTGGAGGAGTGCAAGTCCGAATGGCACCGGGAGCGGGGCCTGGAAAAAAGCGTAGTCACCGGGGATGACATAGCCCAGATTGTATCCAGCTGGACCGGAGTCCCGGTAGTCAAGCTGGCGGAAGAAGAAACTGCCCGTTTGATGAAGCTCGAATCCATCCTCCACCAGCGGGTAATTGGGCAGGAGGAAGCGGTTAAGGCTGTTTCCAAAGCGGTCAGGCGAGCGCGGGCAGGTTTGAAAGATCCAAAACGGCCGGTAGGGTCCTTCATATTCCTGGGGCCAACGGGTGTGGGAAAAACTGAGCTGGCCAGAGCCCTGGCCGAAGCCCTGTTTGGCGATGAGGAGGCCATGGTGCGGGTAGATATGTCCGAGTACATGGAAAAACATACTGTATCCAGGCTGATCGGCGCCCCGCCAGGGTATGTGGGGTATGAAGAAGCGGGACAGCTGACAGAAGCGGTGCGGCGCAAACCTTACTCCGTAGTCTTGTTTGACGAAATTGAAAAGGCCCACCCGGAAGTGTTTAACATTCTGCTCCAGGTGCTGGAGGACGGCCGTCTGACCGACGGCAAGGGCAGGACAGTAGACTTCAGGAATGCAGTCCTAATCATGACATCCAACGTTGGAGCAGTCACCATTAGAAAAGACGCCAGGATGGGCTTTAAAGCCGGTGCGGATCAGGCTGCTGACTCCTACGAAGCAATGAAAAACCGGGTGATGGAAGAATTGAAGCGGACCTTCCGTCCCGAATTCTTGAACCGGGTGGACGACATGATTGTCTTCCACGCCCTCAATCATGAGCAAATCCGCCAGATTGTAGACCTGATGATCGCCCAGTTGAACAAGCGCTTAAAGGATAACAACCTGCAGGTTGAGGTCACCGATGCTGCCAGGGACATCCTGGCAAAAACAGGGTTTGACGAAGTATACGGCGCCCGCCCCTTAAGAAGAGCTATTCAGAACATTATTGAAGACCAGATGTCAGAAGGGCTTCTGGCAGGGGAATTTGCTCCGGGAGATACTGTTGTGGCCGAGGCTGCAGACGATCAGATCAGGCTGCGGAAAAAGGAAAACAACTGA